The Patescibacteria group bacterium region CGCAAAATCGTAGCGATTTTGGTGGCTAAACGGCCGATCGTCTGATCAGCGGCGTCCAATTTATGTAATTTTCTCTCGATATTTTTCATAGATATAAAATTAGACTAATTCGATCTGCACCATTTCTGCGCCATCGCCTTTCCTGGGCTCCAGCTTGACGATCCGCGTATAACCCCCGGCTCTAGTCTTATAGCGTTCGCCCAACACTTCCATAGACTTCTTGATGGCGTTTTTTTGTAATAAAACCTGAATCAAGCCCCGACGAGCATTCAAGTCGCCCTTTTTAGCCAGACCGATCATCCTTTCTACTAAAGGACGGACGGCTTGGGCCTTAGCCTTGGTAGTTTTCACTTTTTCGTAGATCAAGATACTAGAAGCCAGGTTACGCAACATCAATTCGCGCGGCTCTTTCTTACGATCTAAAATTTTGTTCTTATTACGGTGTCTCATATGGATATAAAAGCTTGGGGGCTATAAAAATTATTTCTTAGTCTTTTTGGGCTTAGCTTCTTTTTCTTTCTTAGCTTTTTTAGGAGCTAATTCAATTTCTTCTTCGGATTCGACGATTGGCGCTTCTTCTAAAATCATGTCTGAGGTCATTTCCGGCTCTTCTTCATCCGTTTTAGCCGGAGCCAAGAGGGAGCTGAATTGTTCCACCAAAATCTTAACTGATTCCTCAAAAGCATCGCGCGGGCTGATAGTGCCATCGGTCTTGACGTTTAAAACCAGCTTATCCCAATTGGTCATCTTACCGACACGGGCATTTTCCACATCGATACTGACTGACAAGACTGGAGAAAAGATAGAGTCTATCTCCATGAAATTAATATCCTTATTCTCTTTCTTGTCGCCTTCTGACATCTTGTAGCCGCGGCCTTCTTTAACATAAATTTCCATTTCCAAACTGCCAGCTTCATCGGTAATAGTCGCTAACACTAAATCAGGATTCTTGATTTCCACTTCACTGCCTTTAATGTCAGCGGCAGTCACTTTTTTCTTGCCTTTCACTTTTAACTCCAGCTTAATCTCTTCCTCGGAAAAGACGCGCAAGCGGAGCTGCTTCAAATTCAAAATCAGCTCTAAAACATCCTCCTTGATATGCGGTAAAGCCATGAATTCATGGCTGACGCCCTTTATTTTTACACCGGTCACTGCCGCCCCTGGAAGGGATGACAAGAGAACCCGACGCAAAGAATTACCCAAAGTCATGCCGTAACCTGGATATAAAGGTTCGATCACTATTGCTTCTTGATTGGCCTGTTCGCCCTTTAAAAATTCGATTTTTTTAGGCAAAGCAATATTTTGCATAATGTTTTTATATTATGAATTATTTTACTTTGAATAATACTCAATAATCATCTGGACGTTGATGTTGGCGTTAAGGTCTTTTTCCTGGGGTTCGTGCAGGACTTTAGCCTGGAAATCATTAACTTCCCAGTTCAACCAACCCGGCAGTTCGGCTTTTTTGATCCGGTCTTTGATATTCTTGAAATATGGTTTAGCTAAACTAGCCTTCTTGACGCTAATAATATCCCCGACTTTAAGAGTCATAGAAGGTATACCAGCCTTGCGCTTATTGACAGTAATATGCCCATGGCTGACCAATTGGCGAGCACTGACACGGGACGGTGCTAAACCTAAGCGATAGACAGCGTTATCAAGACGCATTTCTAAAGCTCTCAAAAAATTCTGACCGGCATCGCCGCTCTTTTTCTGGGCTTTCTCGAAAATTAAACGGAATTGCTTCTCCAGAATATTATAATACTTCTTGGCTTTCTGTTTTTCCGCTAACTGCAAGCCGTAATCGCTAGAACGTTTCTTCCCTTTCGGGCCATGGAAGCCTGGCGGATAATTGCGTTTAATAATAGCGCACTTGGGGCCATAACAGCGTTCTCCTTTTAAGAAAAGCTTTTCTCCGGCCCGTCGGCATTGTTTACACTTGTTATCTAAATTTTTTCCCATAATGATAAAATTAATTAGACTCGTCTTGGTTTCTTGGGACGGCAACCGTTGTGAGGCACTGAAGTAACATCCTTGATAGCCATAACTTCTAAACCGTTAGCATTCAAAGCCCTGATAGCGGCCTCGCGACCAGTGCCGACTCCGGATACAAAAACGTTAACCTCCTGCAAACCATATTCTTCTTTAGCCTTTTGGACGGCGATCTTAGTGATAATCTGAGCCGCATACGGCGTAGCCTTCTTAGCGCCCTTGAAACCGGCCATGCCGGCACTCGCCCAAGAAATGACATCACCGTTATTATCAGCTAAAGAAATCATGGTGTTGTTATAAGTCGCATTGATATAAGCTCGACCGGATTTAACAACTTTAACACCTTTTTTCTTGCGCTTCTTCACCAGCTTTTTCTTAGCCCGAGCTGCTTTATTTTTTTCCAGCTTCTGCTTGATTTCCTCTGGTAACTCTTCGCTTTCCGTGTCTAAAGAAAATTTCTCCTCTTCTTCCTCTTTCTCAACCGGCTTAGCTTCAGCCATCACAACTTCCGGAGTAATCTCCTCGCTGCTGGCTTTTTTAGATTTTTTTTGTTCGTCTGACATAATTTATAAATGATTAGGTCTTCTGATTGGCAGCCTTGTTCTTACCGCTACCCATAGTGACGCGTTTATTACCGCGAACGGTGCGGCTATTTGTCTTAGTCCTTTGGCCGCGAGCCGGCAAATGCTTGGTATGGCGGCTGCCACGATAGCAATTTATTTCCCGTAAACGCTTGATATTGCTCTGGATTTCCCGTCTCAAATCACCTTCTAAGGTATATTTCTTCTCGATAATCAAACGCAAAGCATTAACCTCTTCTTCTTTTAGGTCTTTGATGCGCTTATTCTTATCGACCTTAGCTTCGCTTAAAATCGAATTGGAACGGGTTTTGCCGATACCGAAGATATAGGTTAAGGCGATTTCCGCTCTTTTGTCATTGGGAAGATTAACTCCCGCGATTCTTACTGCCATAAATTAAAAATTAGCCTTGTCTTTGCTTATGTTTTGGATTCTTGCAAATAACATGAACCCGACCTTTGCGTCGGACAACTTTGCAGTCCTTGCAAATTTTTTTTGCGCTCGCTCTCACTTTCATAAAATTTTGATTACATTCTATAAGTTATCCGGCCTTTCGACAGGTCATAAGGACTGATTTCAATCTTCACCCTATCGCCCGGCAATAACCTGATTTTATTAAGACGCATCTTACCGGAAAGGTGGGCTAAGATCTCGTGACCGTTATCTAGCACCACTTTAAACATAGCGGCCGGCATCAGTTCGATCACTTCGCCTTGCATCTCAATGAAATCTTTAGAATTTAGCGCCGCATTGCTAGCGGAGCTGTCGTGCTTGTTTGTCATTAACACAAAAAAATTTGATAAAAATAAAAACTTTATCAAAGTTTCTTTAAAATTTATATATTATTTTCAGCAATAGATTAATTATATAGATAAGCCTAATAATTGTCAAGGGAAAAATATTAACCTAAAATTGCCTTAATTCTCCGGACGCCAGCGCTGCTGGCTTCCTCTTTCTGGATGCTAAACTTACCCAATTCCCTGGTATTGTTGACATGGGGCCCACCGCAGATTTCATAGGAAAATACCTTATTTAAGCCGTCTTTTTCCTGTTTTCCCACGCCATAAACCTTTACCTGTTCACCGTATTTAGATTCAAAAACCCCCATCGCTCCCCGCTCCTTAGCCTCGCCTAAAGGCATTTCTTGACAAAAAACATCATATTCAGCATCAATAGCCTGATTAACTAAATCTTCAACCTGTTTAATCTGCTCCGGGGTCATTTTTTCCGGATGCGAAAAATCTAAACGTAAACGTTCAGGCGTTATATTGCTCCCCTTCTGGACTACGTGCTCTCCCAGAACCTTCCTTAAAGCGGCTAAAAGGAGGTGAGCGGCAGTATGCAGTCTGGTCGTCTGTTCGCTCGAATCAGCTAAACCGCCTTTAAACTTCCCGGCGGCGGCAGTCCGAGACAACTCTTGGTGTTTCTTAAGCTCCTCATTGAAGAGCTGTTTGATATCAGCTAAGGCCTGAGAACTGAAATTACAAGCTCGATTAGCTAATTCCTCCAATGATAGCTCCAAAGGAAAGCCAAAACTTTGATATAGGTGAAAAAGGTCAGCGCCGTTTAAAGCATTCTCTTTGGCACTGCTAATCCGGTCCAACTCTTTCAGACCTTTTTCCAGGCTACGCTCAAACTTCTCTTCTTCCTGATTCAAGCTGGAAAAGATAAAATTCTGATTCTGGCTAAGTTCAGGATAGACCGAAGAATAATCGTTAATGACAATTGCGGCGAGATCTTGAAGCCAAAGGTTCTTTTCGATCCCGAGTTTGCGGCCGTAACGGATAGCTCGACGCAAGAGACGACGGATAACATAGCCCTGGTCGGTGTTAGAGGGCGCGATTCCTTTAGGGTCACCGATGAGGAAAGTAGCCGCTTTGATATGGTCAGCGACCACTTCGAAACCAGCTCGATTCTCATCATTACCCGGATAAGTGCGGCCGCTCAAAACTTCAATCTGCTTGATTATCCTGCTGAAGAGATCGGTATTAAAGATGCTATTTTGCTTTTCTAAAACCATTAGCAACCTTTCCAGACCACCACCGAAATCGACATTCTTGCTAGCTAGTTCCCGCCAGCCATCGCTAGTTTTCTGGTACTGCATAAAAACGGAATTGCCGATTTCCAGGAAACGGCCGCAATCGCAATTGGGGTGGCAATAGGGTCCGAATCTAGGATCGTGCTCTTGTCCAGTATCAAAAA contains the following coding sequences:
- the rplQ gene encoding 50S ribosomal protein L17; translated protein: MRHRNKNKILDRKKEPRELMLRNLASSILIYEKVKTTKAKAQAVRPLVERMIGLAKKGDLNARRGLIQVLLQKNAIKKSMEVLGERYKTRAGGYTRIVKLEPRKGDGAEMVQIELV
- the rpoA gene encoding DNA-directed RNA polymerase subunit alpha, translated to MQNIALPKKIEFLKGEQANQEAIVIEPLYPGYGMTLGNSLRRVLLSSLPGAAVTGVKIKGVSHEFMALPHIKEDVLELILNLKQLRLRVFSEEEIKLELKVKGKKKVTAADIKGSEVEIKNPDLVLATITDEAGSLEMEIYVKEGRGYKMSEGDKKENKDINFMEIDSIFSPVLSVSIDVENARVGKMTNWDKLVLNVKTDGTISPRDAFEESVKILVEQFSSLLAPAKTDEEEPEMTSDMILEEAPIVESEEEIELAPKKAKKEKEAKPKKTKK
- the rpsD gene encoding 30S ribosomal protein S4 translates to MGKNLDNKCKQCRRAGEKLFLKGERCYGPKCAIIKRNYPPGFHGPKGKKRSSDYGLQLAEKQKAKKYYNILEKQFRLIFEKAQKKSGDAGQNFLRALEMRLDNAVYRLGLAPSRVSARQLVSHGHITVNKRKAGIPSMTLKVGDIISVKKASLAKPYFKNIKDRIKKAELPGWLNWEVNDFQAKVLHEPQEKDLNANINVQMIIEYYSK
- the rpsK gene encoding 30S ribosomal protein S11, translating into MEKNKAARAKKKLVKKRKKKGVKVVKSGRAYINATYNNTMISLADNNGDVISWASAGMAGFKGAKKATPYAAQIITKIAVQKAKEEYGLQEVNVFVSGVGTGREAAIRALNANGLEVMAIKDVTSVPHNGCRPKKPRRV
- the rpsM gene encoding 30S ribosomal protein S13 produces the protein MAVRIAGVNLPNDKRAEIALTYIFGIGKTRSNSILSEAKVDKNKRIKDLKEEEVNALRLIIEKKYTLEGDLRREIQSNIKRLREINCYRGSRHTKHLPARGQRTKTNSRTVRGNKRVTMGSGKNKAANQKT
- the rpmJ gene encoding 50S ribosomal protein L36; the protein is MKVRASAKKICKDCKVVRRKGRVHVICKNPKHKQRQG
- the infA gene encoding translation initiation factor IF-1 — its product is MQGEVIELMPAAMFKVVLDNGHEILAHLSGKMRLNKIRLLPGDRVKIEISPYDLSKGRITYRM
- a CDS encoding alanine--tRNA ligase-related protein; its protein translation is MNANELRQKYLDFFAARDHQVISSASLIPENDSTLLFTNSGMFPLVPYFLGTPHPAGNCLANSQKCFRTEDIDEVGDARHNTFFEMLGNWSLGDYFKKEQLHWWFEFLIEKLNLDPRRIYQTVYAGDGKNIGPDNEAISILQEIYKKYGLSAEVGPATLGKGELGSGLELDFTVQRIFPYRDKNWWKRGEAVGELGGPDSETFFDTGQEHDPRFGPYCHPNCDCGRFLEIGNSVFMQYQKTSDGWRELASKNVDFGGGLERLLMVLEKQNSIFNTDLFSRIIKQIEVLSGRTYPGNDENRAGFEVVADHIKAATFLIGDPKGIAPSNTDQGYVIRRLLRRAIRYGRKLGIEKNLWLQDLAAIVINDYSSVYPELSQNQNFIFSSLNQEEEKFERSLEKGLKELDRISSAKENALNGADLFHLYQSFGFPLELSLEELANRACNFSSQALADIKQLFNEELKKHQELSRTAAAGKFKGGLADSSEQTTRLHTAAHLLLAALRKVLGEHVVQKGSNITPERLRLDFSHPEKMTPEQIKQVEDLVNQAIDAEYDVFCQEMPLGEAKERGAMGVFESKYGEQVKVYGVGKQEKDGLNKVFSYEICGGPHVNNTRELGKFSIQKEEASSAGVRRIKAILG